The region GTCGATTATATAGATGTTACATTGCATGGTTTGGATTTATAGTTTTCCTACAATAAATCACTAGGTAAAAGAAACTTCGCTTAACTTGCTCAATCATGAATTTCATGAATACATCAGGCATGCGGCAATGGCATGTAACATTTCCGCAATCATTTGAGTAGAAAGACAATCTTTTTgcgcgattttttcaaataatagcACATGCCTGAAATAGTTCCACATATGCGGAAATTGATTCTGACACAGCTAATTTCCGCAtgtgtacatgtattttaTCATTTGATCAAGAGCTGGTTGCAtgataaaacatttttttatataacaTCTGTTTTCCCTTTGATGTAGTAGTAATAACCGTAGCGTTAATCAATCATAAAACTTGTGTAGAAGTAGAattgatcatttttaatattgtGACAAATTTTTGGTGTTATTGCATGTCCAGACATTTAATgtgttacaaaaaataatttgtggGTCGTTCCATGTCATCCGAGCTATGTTTTTCATATAATGATATAGCGCTTTATTGAAGAAACAAGTGCTTCGAATGACAGGAAAGCCTACGTCGCCGAATCCTCAAATATCGTCCTATCAGGCGTATAGCGTATGCAACaaaaagagagagcgagaatTGGACTATTTATTCTGTAAcctaaatatatttttatacgtatatacagcACTGAAGAAGTTGGATGTAAGTGTTAATCAATTGGAAGATGTACCGCCTATGGGTGAACTTCGCAGAATTGAAGTTCTTATGCTGCATACAAACAATCTCAGTACTTCACCAGATACAAATGGCTGCACGGCCTTGTGTGAACTCCATTTGGGTAATAACAAAATACGTGTAAGTTCCTTCTTCTGAATACTCTCATTGTCTCATTTTTTCGCCTATACCTCGTTTTTGCATatatttttaagaaatattAATAAGTTCAGTTAGTGTATTGAACACGTTTGCTTTCTTTATTGAAAGTCAACCCTTTTCAGGAGATCGATGTATTGAGTTTGGAAAGCATGGGGCATCTGAAAACACTCATTCTAGGAAACAACAAGATTGAAATGATCCCTGAAGAAATCGTGCAGCTGTGCAACCTGGAACGACTAGATTTATCCAACAACAACATTGTTAAGTATGTTTTTTACCTCTAAAGTCATACTGATTTCTCAATGAAATTCCAGTGATAGATTTTTGATTCACATTTGTTGAGTCGTGAGGTCACAACTACACATAGGGTTATTTGCAGCATCCCTAGTTGCATATGTTTTATGCCCAATCTGCATACTTTGCTGATTGATGGAAATAACATCCGCAATATTAGACGTGACGTGATTCAATGCGGAACCTCTAGGCTTTTGCGTTATCTCAGAGAAAGTATGAGCGTTCAAGACCTGGGATCTAATATGATGTATTTACCTTTTTCCAAAACTCCTGGTCAATTGCCAGACAAGTTAGTATATTACTACTTATTGAATGATTCATgatatgtaaaatattatgaaaatttatctgCCTTTCAGGTATgctttgaaaaatggaaaatactTAAGTTTGGCCAATCAAAATCTAGGTGAGATACCAGATTCGATAGCACAAGATGCATTTGAAGCTGAAGTAACGAGCATTGATTTAAGTAAAAATCAGTTCAAAGAATTCCCACTAAGTTTATTCATAGTGACAACTGTTAAGGAACTAAAAGTAGCGTGTAATCGCCTACAGTGTTTGCCCGACTTGGTTGGAGATAAGTTCAAGCACTTACAATTCATGGATATCAGTAATAATCAACTTTCTTCACTACCTGAAAGTATCGCTATGCTAATTCATTTGAGAGAAATCAATATAGCTTACAATAGGTATTACCATTGATTTACCATATCATCATTAATTTCTGTATGCAGCATGTTGTTTCCTTCAAACTTTCAAAACGAACTTTCTAACAAAGTTTACTGTGATAAGATATCTAGATATCAGTTTCGTAATTCATAAGTGTCGTAAAATGATGCAAAAATAGCTAATCACTTCAAATGTATCAGGTTTGTCGATATTCCGGAGTGCATTTACGATGTTCCTGGATTAGAAATCTTAATAGCCAACAATAACAAGATTGAGAAAATTGACGTCATGCATTTGAGCAAACTCAAAAGGTTGGCGAATCTCGATCTTTCCAATAATAATATCGGAAACGTACCACCAGAACTTGGAAACCTTAAACAGCTAAAGTAAGTCATTATGTTGATGCAAGTAATCAATTCGCTTACTTTTTTGCATgcatcataaaaaaattcatgatatcaaatatttcaaatgatgTATAGATATTTGGCATTATCTGGAAATTGCTTCAAGCAACCTCGACATACAACGCTCTCAAAAAGTACAGAAGAAATCCTTGCTTACCTTCGAGATCGAATTTCTACCTAacgttattataatattatagtaTTATATTCAATAGTATTTATAATTCACATAAGACGGTAGTTGTAATCACGATCGGGAAGCActgtttttatacaaattgtGTTGATCACGGTCAGCTTGCTTGCGTGATAATAAGCCATTGGTGCAGTGCGAAATAATGTTAGGTgtaaatttgttgaaaaaattgttctttaAAATCTTCTGTTGagtttttacaaattttcacctATGATATTCATCTGCATATTTTTCTACTTGATATTATCAATAGTGGAGAAACTTTACAAAAGAATTGCGGCTTACTAAATGTGAAGCCAAAAATTTAGTACAAACAGTTTTTGAAAGACAGAAGTTACGAATTAGAAACTCTATTCGAACATTTACGTAGCGCTAACTTGACTGATTGTTCGATTATTTATCAATCTAGAGAATTAAAGGAGGAAGAGTAGATTTTGTAATTCAACGCTGCAgagtctaaaaaaaaatgaacttaTAGTATTAAAATTACGCTAATTTCATGCCAATCTGTGTACGTGTGAGGCTgattgaaatcaaataaaccATGTaatcaaaattgcgaaatacgGTCAAAGAAAGTGAATCAAGTGCATTTGAACCTTAGCTTGTACTTGTTTTTTCAGTCATACTCGAAAACTggcaaaattttgattttcacggATTAGGCAGCTGCGATGAGATGTACCATATGCGTAGTATTTAATTGTGTTGTTGATGGCGTCACTGACACTCGCTTTTTCAACGTAGTCACTAGTAATAAATTCTTTAGAATCCCGTGAAAGATCAGTTGTGTATGAATGTAGTAataattacgtcagaataaatttataataaacttATAGATATGCCATGAGTCAATAAATTACtgttattgatttttgtagAAATCAAACACGATCGCTGTGAGCacgatattatacatagatatTACTATACTGATTGAGTTCGCGTAAGGATCTATACCGATGTAAATGTATTGTACAAAGcctaaataaatgtattttacataattcaatgcaatatcaatttgtgcgattaaagtatcaattattatcattgtcttacATACTAAGTACTGATTTCATATAATCAGTGAAAgataaatgtttattttttacccgattgaaaaatattttgaatgaaagtataaattattaaatactTTTTCGGCATTAAGACTACGTACTGCATcttttcatacaaaaaaaacCATATAGTtcattaatcgattaatttttaccaattcagTGGAGTCATGTCCTACTCTTTTTTTTGGACTCAgttaatcgatgcatcgattatttttaacttaGTTAGTGGCCATCGCTAGTACAAATGCTACAAATTCACGTGTCGAAAGAATGAAGAATTTTACTATTACTTGAAAGAATATCCTGCTATCTAAATATTTATAGGCGTAATTATATATTTGTCAGACATACTTTGttcgttaaatttttagaattaaGAGTCAAAATTATCTGAATGTCATGATACAACAACGGCTTTGGAATGATATTTTATCATGTGAAagtataaaatagaaaatatcgGTTAATCACGAAAGAATCCTTCTGTTCACTTCTTACTCATTCCGCATCCTCAAGCGACCGTCACTTTACATATTTAAACGAATTAAATTAGTCGCAgcaataatcaaaataaattaaaaatttcaaatttattcaatctaCAAACTGGCTAcagtttttattaaaatacaaaatggaTCAAAGAATCGAAAAGATCGTAAGCAACCTAATTACCGGGATTTTGGTGTGAAGCCGAACGAGGCTAGCCGTATCAGTAGTACATTCCGTTATATGGTCAGCCACCAACTAATTGTAAAACGACTCTAACTTGTAAGAGCAGAGCAGGGGGCGAAAGCTGGTAAGGTGTGGTCTTTCTGGttggttaaaaataatttgcttgAGTACTTTTTATTTGCTGTAGTAGAAAATTGCGTGCAATTTCGTAGttagtttaaaaattaaaacagtGGGAGTAAAAAGAAAGCAGCGTCAGAAGCTAACGAATTCTTCGGCGGAGCAGATCTTGACAGGTTTAATTTGCCAAATCTATATGCAGCATAACTTTGAaaactggaaaattttttacataaataaaaaattgtcgtgCAACACTCGATGCCTCAGAGCTACTTGGTGCAATTGTCACGCCAAATGATCCGCCAGGGTCTTAATTCGACGAGTCTTAATTTGCCCATTTCCGTTCCTTTTTGACATGCCATACACTTAATGGCTGCTCTCGTTTACTTTTATCCTTCGGTTGCACATATTAGGACGACCAATTTTTGACGCGGTGATCACAAACAGCGACTTCTCCCTAGGATTTACCTACTACATTTTAGTTTAAGACAGAGCTAATTATTTTAAGATAGTTCTCATGTCGTCGTTAACAATGTCACTATTACTACACGATGAtagtaaattgaaataaaaaatcaggaaCAAATGTAAAATACTGTAGCCCGTATAAATTAGCGGTCATCGGTAAGTATCGAGCAGAAcagtttcaattatttgagttTCGACTACCATGTGTACCCTTTCGCATGCGTATCGCTCGTCTGTAATTTATTGTTACCAGAATAAAGTCTTAATTAATCTCTCAAGTACCATCGCGATCTCTGACTTTGACTATCTTATTCTGTTGCCCATAATATTCAGTGTCGTACAGTATATCAGCAAAGATGCAATTAGAGTCCATCGTACCGAGTAGCTACATAGCTCAATATTCCTCTGGTTTTAGTATCGAGCGATTTTTTCCTGCTCAGAGAAGGCTCGTACAGTTAGTTTTACAGCTCAAGCTTCGCTATTGTAAAGAAGGAAGAAATTGTTGACTCAAGTATTTCATCGATTTTCTCGTCGAGCTGTTCGAAGAGCGCAATCCCTTTTGATTTTCTAAGGCGTCCTGATTAGTGGGAAGAGACCGTtaggtaaaattttcacctcgGTAAGTTGAAAACACGAAGGAGAACTCCCAGCACAGCGAATGGCATACCTATATCTCGCTTGCCGGATCGAAAGCGCGAAGCTCAGAAGTCCAAAAAATTCCGGTCAATCGTAAATACGTCCACCCTACGCATCCGTCGGTTAAAGCTTCCGGTTTTAAACAAGCATCCTGCACCCACGCTGGCGGATTCCTCGCGCGGTGGCGCAGACGCGTGGATTATAGATTTTCCCGTGGCCGGGTCTGGGTCTCCTCCAATGGACAGGACTTTTTCGACGACTTCGAAGGGTTGATAATGGGAAGTCGCGAGGGTGCGCGTAAAGCGCCGGCGGTGCAGTCGACGTTTCTCTTTCCGAGGCGGAGCGCGGGACCCGGTGAGGTGATCTTCGTGCTCGGTGAGTGAGTCTTGCGAGTTCATCGTTCCACCGAAGCACGCCaattcagaaattcaaaaccCGTTCACCGAAACCCCATTCTCGCTTGTATCGAATTTCCGCGCCGCCATCCTCTCGCCCCTATCCTTATTATTCGGTAACTTGGGAGTGTATCAGACTGGATATCCTAGTGTAGTCTAGGGGCACACGTGCActaatcatttattattaccTGCAGGTACTGCATACAGAGGAGCAAATCAAGTTATGCTCATCCCTGCTGCGTGTGTTTTGTTTATCATCTCGTATTTTCCcgggtgaaaattaatttcttacaATCTCGCGATTATATGTACTGACTGTAACACATCATGGTGATCATTAACCGACGGGCACTTTGAGAATCCCCAATTGTTGAGCATGTAGCTTGGAAGTTTTACTGTCAATAACGGTGCGGAATCCTTCGATATATGTTTGTTTCTCGGGTTAACTACACAATCCTGAATCCTGCCAGAGATCAGCCATACAGTGGATTGTGCGAACGAGGACAAAGATTTGTAAGACCGTCACGAAATGGCTACTTTTTGTCAAAGTTTAGATCATTCCAATTTTCTTGACATATGCCTCTGATGAACATTTCTCTTTAGAATCGTTCGGATCTCCAATATCCCAATAAATATATGTTcacgtgtatatattatacagccGCTATAAGATCACGACAATATTATTACGAATGACTATAAATGTTCTCAATTTACAGGTTATAGATTTCTAGTTAGTCAATGGTTGTTAATCTGTTAATCATTCTGCAAAATAacattactatcattatttaCACACGGCTTGAGCAAGTTGAAAACATTTGTGATGATTCACTCATTCGATTGTAAGAAAGCGTAGATTTCCGTTATagtatgttaaaaaaaaaactgcaagaataaaaaaatattaaacccTCTCGGAAAACCGTTGGACCGcctttttataattattacctAAAAAGCAATGAAAGCGCGGACACAATTAGAATACAAACGGAAGCATATATATACAGCTTTTCATAACGCGCGATATCGACGAAGTTTTACTCGAATGAATTCACGAGATGAATTGTTGTCGGATGagattattttcacaattaaaATTAATCTCCGCGAGTCTTCGGCTCTTTTACATTTATCATTGCTGAGTATTTCCGTGGATCCGTATTTATCTGATAAATTACGGATTCATTATATTCCACGCAAATGACCTCATTACAGATTTATGCAAAAGCGGCGTTGCGTGAGCGATCGTTTGTTTCGAGCACAAGCTTAATTCGAATCGCACTTAAACTAACGAGATAACGAAAGCTTAACGCGAGTTTCCCGGCCTGCTACACCGGTGTCCCTTAGCTAGTACTGCGAGGCTATACAGTTTGCTCAAATAAATTCCATAATATCGGTGCCACATTGCGAACTGACCTGTAGATACACGATCCCTCTTCTTGCAGAACGAACAAAGGACCAAACGTTATAGCTTGGAATAGCTTTAATGTCCTGCGAGGATAAAGCAATTATAAATAACACAAATTAGCGACCTGAAATGTGGCCATCGCATACAATTTTTACTTGACAAAGCTGGTGCACTTGAGCagagaatattttaattagTAATTCGTTTTTGAAAACATTCATGCTAGTTCGAGTCCTTTAAAGTCAGCGTTAAAATGCTCCTACGTGAAAAGTATACAATCGCGTGAAAGTGTGAACGGTTTCACAAAAGTATAAGAGAAAAACTTGGCGTGGCTCGCAGCTTTCTTCTCTCGGCCAGAATGGAAACTATTCCAGTAAAGAAGAACGAGCAGAAGAGGTGTCTATTTTGGAAAAAAGCCAGGATTCACACCTCCGAAGCCTTTGCTGAACTGGAATGTGACTCGGACTAGCACTTTTTCATCGATTCGGAACTCGACACCATAAGTAGTCCCATTCCGAGTGGATTAGGTACGACGGATTATAAGGTGGAAAGGGTTTTTTACAGGCAGGTTTAATGTGCCTGTGACTTAGTCGTGGGACAGCATTTTCCAAGCGTGGATAATACGCTACAGATAGAGGGAAATACACGTACAAGAGAGAAAGGATAGAAATTGGGCGCTTGAAGGATGGCGAGGTTGGATAAGTGCCGTCGTTGAGGACCCCCGACGTCATCCACTTTATCAGTGCTCAGGGATTTCGACTAACGCAGAAACTTGAGATAAAAACCTCGAGTACTGTTGCGCCTGAAAAGCATTTACAATCACGCGATTTATTCTCTACAGAACATCACTGCGAATTGTCCATCACTCAATAGCCTCGTATCCGGGTAAATGTCAGTAATGAGTTAATGACTCTGATTACATTCTGGTAATGAAAACAGTGTGAAATTTCTGTAAAACAGTATTATTGATCATCAACTTCAGTTAAATTTAGTTACAACTTTTGACACGATACTGATATTACGATTAATTATGCCTTGCAATTGTTCAACCATAATCAAACAAGATTATTAATGAGAATTGTCTGTAATCTCATTTAATCACGATCAGTTCATTATTCTTCCATTTGTACCAACGAGTggcaaaaaagaaatcaagtgAATCGTTCTGCGAAAATGCAGAATTCTTACAAAATTCACCGGACACACAAGcccgttaaaaaaattctcaacgaTCAGGTCCAACTGCAGGCGACATTATGTCCGTACTTTCCCGCAACCTTTCCGCCGCGGTTGCTCTGCAACTGTAGAAATCCCAGAGATTCATTGATTTCGCGAATGGAAGAGGAACATCGATTGTTATGAAGAGTCGCGCGAACGTACGCGTCGTAAAACCGCCGGTTCCACCTCCGCTCGCTACCTTTCACCAGTTCAGAAAGGAACTGCTAAAGTTCATCCCGCGTTTATTTGGAATAATGCACACGATGTTGAACTATTCACATTTATATTGCACAGTCTATTCACCTTACACTCAATCGCACACTAACAAGTTTCTGCAATTACTCTCTGCGGCAGTTTGCAAATCGTTGACGCAATACTTTCCAAACAAGCGTATAGCACATTATGCATTGGGTATATGTATTCATACGTCATGCGAGCTCATCTGTTGATCCGGCTTACATTTAGGTACGTATTCGATTGATCAGACGATCAAAAAAATACTCGACAGCTGTTAACGCTACGGGTGTGATTCGATTCGCGTTAAGTCATTCTTTCCACGGGTTATACGGAATCCCTTCACAGGCTATCGATTAATTTGACAACGATATCGCTTCGCTGTCCTGCAGGTTACTAACCTGGGCTTATCGTTGGCTACGCAATTAGCGTCGGTTGTTAGCTTCACGGTGTTAGGTGGAGGATGTACACACATTGCAGCAGGCCGGTAATATTCTTTGCCAAGATGAGTTCGGTCCGTCGTGGGCCGATATCCTGATGTAATCGCCGGTACCTCGGCGGGTTTCCCTTCCCTTGTAATCTTCAGTCGAAGAAATGAGCCCGAGTCGAGATGCAGTGGTTAGTTTAGAAACTTGAGTGCACCTTATCATGCGAGTCCAGAACGTATACTTGCACTTAATATTATGCTCACGCGAGTATTTTAGTGGAAATATAACAGTTTTCGAAACATGTGCCGCTTGAAGTACATAACAGTTCTTGCTCGGCCTTATTCCGCACTCAGATTCTACGATTCTACACCTGAATCTATAAGGAATCCGAAAATAATTATAGGGGACACCGTTTATTTATTAGTAAGTATTATACTTGTGTAAACGGTGGATcgggatataaaatttattggtCGGTGATACGGATGTTGGGGTTGATCGCGATCA is a window of Neodiprion pinetum isolate iyNeoPine1 chromosome 4, iyNeoPine1.2, whole genome shotgun sequence DNA encoding:
- the LOC124216600 gene encoding leucine-rich repeat-containing protein 40 isoform X3, yielding MNYAGRNRSNYRAVFKSRTQKDDDTELSESDIISARTSGQLNLSAKGLSSVPARVWHLNELTNEELKKLDMTLDCDEGKERWWEHEQLKILKLSSNSLTELDSRVQYLTELNVLDLHDNIIEDLPLEIGYLNKLRNLNLASNKIQTLPLNIYKLCELRFLDIANNVLKELDPGIGDLVMLEHLNLSCNNLTTLPVGMGYLVRLVTLDLSHNMLKELPPDIMSMRALKKLDVSVNQLEDVPPMGELRRIEVLMLHTNNLSTSPDTNGCTALCELHLGNNKIREIDVLSLESMGHLKTLILGNNKIEMIPEEIVQLCNLERLDLSNNNIVKVICSIPSCICFMPNLHTLLIDGNNIRNIRRDVIQCGTSRLLRYLRESMSVQDLGSNMMYLPFSKTPGQLPDKYALKNGKYLSLANQNLGEIPDSIAQDAFEAEVTSIDLSKNQFKEFPLSLFIVTTVKELKVACNRLQCLPDLVGDKFKHLQFMDISLSIFRSAFTMFLD
- the LOC124216600 gene encoding leucine-rich repeat-containing protein 40 isoform X1 — translated: MNYAGRNRSNYRAVFKSRTQKDDDTELSESDIISARTSGQLNLSAKGLSSVPARVWHLNELTNEELKKLDMTLDCDEGKERWWEHEQLKILKLSSNSLTELDSRVQYLTELNVLDLHDNIIEDLPLEIGYLNKLRNLNLASNKIQTLPLNIYKLCELRFLDIANNVLKELDPGIGDLVMLEHLNLSCNNLTTLPVGMGYLVRLVTLDLSHNMLKELPPDIMSMRALKKLDVSVNQLEDVPPMGELRRIEVLMLHTNNLSTSPDTNGCTALCELHLGNNKIREIDVLSLESMGHLKTLILGNNKIEMIPEEIVQLCNLERLDLSNNNIVKVICSIPSCICFMPNLHTLLIDGNNIRNIRRDVIQCGTSRLLRYLRESMSVQDLGSNMMYLPFSKTPGQLPDKYALKNGKYLSLANQNLGEIPDSIAQDAFEAEVTSIDLSKNQFKEFPLSLFIVTTVKELKVACNRLQCLPDLVGDKFKHLQFMDISNNQLSSLPESIAMLIHLREINIAYNRFVDIPECIYDVPGLEILIANNNKIEKIDVMHLSKLKRLANLDLSNNNIGNVPPELGNLKQLKYLALSGNCFKQPRHTTLSKSTEEILAYLRDRIST
- the LOC124216600 gene encoding leucine-rich repeat-containing protein 40 isoform X2, whose product is MNYAGRNRSNYRAVFKSRTQKDDDTELSESDIISARTSGQLNLSAKGLSSVPARVWHLNELTNEELKKLDMTLDCDEGKERWWEHEQLKILKLSSNSLTELDSRVQYLTELNVLDLHDNIIEDLPLEIGYLNKLRNLNLASNKIQTLPLNIYKLCELRFLDIANNVLKELDPGIGDLVMLEHLNLSCNNLTTLPVGMGYLVRLVTLDLSHNMLKELPPDIMSMRALKKLDVSVNQLEDVPPMGELRRIEVLMLHTNNLSTSPDTNGCTALCELHLGNNKIREIDVLSLESMGHLKTLILGNNKIEMIPEEIVQLCNLERLDLSNNNIVNIPSCICFMPNLHTLLIDGNNIRNIRRDVIQCGTSRLLRYLRESMSVQDLGSNMMYLPFSKTPGQLPDKYALKNGKYLSLANQNLGEIPDSIAQDAFEAEVTSIDLSKNQFKEFPLSLFIVTTVKELKVACNRLQCLPDLVGDKFKHLQFMDISNNQLSSLPESIAMLIHLREINIAYNRFVDIPECIYDVPGLEILIANNNKIEKIDVMHLSKLKRLANLDLSNNNIGNVPPELGNLKQLKYLALSGNCFKQPRHTTLSKSTEEILAYLRDRIST